The Rickettsia typhi str. Wilmington sequence TAACTCAATTACTTTACGCTCATTATTATATTTTTCCAGTTCATTAGCTAATTTGCTTGCTTCATTATGACAACTAGTAGCTAAAAGATTAGCACCTAAATTTGACTTACCTACTCTCCCACCTGCGTTTATACGAGGACCTAAAATAAAACCTAAATGATAACATTGCGGTATTTCATTAATCCCTGCAATATCATATAATGTTTTAATACCGATATTTTGTCTTTGCTGCATTACTTTTAATCCAGTTGCGACAAATGCACGATTCAAACCTGTTAATTTCATCATATCGCAAACAGTACCAAGGGCAACTAAATCTAGATACTGCATTAAGTTAGGAGTCGGTATGCTTTGCGAGAAATAATTGCGCTTCTTTAAATTTGATAATATTGCAGTTGCAAATAAGAACGTAACACCTACTGCGGCCAAATATTTATATTCACTTGTTTCATCAATACGATTTGGATTTACTATAGCTACTGCATCCGGTAATATTGCAGTAGAAATATGATGATCAATGACTATAACATCAAGTTTAACATCTTTTGCATATTTCAATGCATCATGTGCCATAGCACCACAATCAACCGTAATTAATAATTCAGTTCCATTATCTTTAATTTTTTGTATAGCTAAAGGCGTTGGACCGTATCCTTCATATATACGATCAGGAACATAAATATCACATATTATATTTAAATCTCGTAAAAGATGCTTAAGTAACGCTGCTGAAGTAGCACCGTCTACGTCATAATCTGCAAAGATACAGATTTGTTGATTATGTACAATAGCTTGAACGATTCTATCGACTGCCTTATCCATATCAAGTAGATGAAAAGGATCAGGTAATAAATTTTTGATTTTCGGTATCAAAAAATTTTCTACTTCCGCTAAATTATTGACTCTTAATGATACTATTCTAGCAAGTAGATCACTAATTTTAAAACTACGACATAATTCCGTTACTATATCTTCTTTAATTTGCTTCTGTTTCCATATTTTACCATTTATAGATATCTGTGGTTTCATTTGTTTATTTTTATTGTATCATGTCATTACATAAAATTGTTTATGGAGTAATGTCAGGATACAATTGCCATACAATCTATGGCTACTTGCAATGACATATACACTTATAATTCTGAAAGTTTCTTAGCTTCATCATTAGCAATTAAAGCTTCAATAAACTCATCTAATTGTCCATGTTTAACTACTTCATCTATCTTATAAAGAGTTAAATTTATTCTATGATCTGATACTCTGCCATGTAGGAAATTATAGGTGCGTATCCGTTCTGAACGATCCCCCGAACCTACCTGCCACCGTCTGCTATCAGATCTTTCCTGTTCCTTTTGACGTCGTTTTTCTTCATAAAGTCTAGCACGAAGAATTTTTAATGCTTTTGCTTTATTTTTATGCTGCGACTTTTCATCTTGCAAGGCTACGGTAATACCTGTAGGGATATGAGTGATACGCACTGCAGAATCAGTAGTATTAACGTGCTGTCCACCAGCCCCAGAAGATCTATAAGTATCAATCCTCAAGTCTTTATCTTCAATTTTAATATCAACACCTTCAGCCTCAGGAAGTACAGCAACCGTTGCTGCTGAGGTATGAATACGTCCTTGTGATTCCGTTTCTGGTACCCTTTGCACTCTGTGAACACCTGACTCAAATTTAAGTTTTGAGAAAACATCTTTACCTTTTATCGACGCTGACGCTTCTTTATAACCGCCTATTCCCGTATTAGAAATTGCTAATATCTCAAAACGCCATCCTTTAAACTCAGCATACCTT is a genomic window containing:
- the recJ gene encoding single-stranded-DNA-specific exonuclease RecJ, translated to MKPQISINGKIWKQKQIKEDIVTELCRSFKISDLLARIVSLRVNNLAEVENFLIPKIKNLLPDPFHLLDMDKAVDRIVQAIVHNQQICIFADYDVDGATSAALLKHLLRDLNIICDIYVPDRIYEGYGPTPLAIQKIKDNGTELLITVDCGAMAHDALKYAKDVKLDVIVIDHHISTAILPDAVAIVNPNRIDETSEYKYLAAVGVTFLFATAILSNLKKRNYFSQSIPTPNLMQYLDLVALGTVCDMMKLTGLNRAFVATGLKVMQQRQNIGIKTLYDIAGINEIPQCYHLGFILGPRINAGGRVGKSNLGANLLATSCHNEASKLANELEKYNNERKVIELLMIDEAIDIALTQKDSSLLFVVKEGWHPGVIGIVAGRLKEKFDKPVAVVALNNGIGKASCRSILGIDFSAEIINAKSKDLIIAGGGHAMAAGFTVTAGKLEELQDFLNNAFSISINKLANYKHAEYDIDLTVNSVNFYLMEELKILEPFGSGNHEPIFKFDDLFILKADIVGSKHIKCMLAPDKRGFGNKVLSAIAFDAVGTPFEDILLSSRAKHISAIGTLKTNNWKDNYTIQLIIKDLLLK
- the prfA gene encoding peptide chain release factor 1 — its product is MSFSDNLVKILDKYENLGRKLSSGIIGDEFVKASKEYAELEDIVVKIKEYNKVKSELEEANNLRLEVALDNATLEMINNEIYILENLLPKLERAVRISLLPKDEADSKSAIIEVRAGSGGEEAALFAAVLFNMYQRYAEFKGWRFEILAISNTGIGGYKEASASIKGKDVFSKLKFESGVHRVQRVPETESQGRIHTSAATVAVLPEAEGVDIKIEDKDLRIDTYRSSGAGGQHVNTTDSAVRITHIPTGITVALQDEKSQHKNKAKALKILRARLYEEKRRQKEQERSDSRRWQVGSGDRSERIRTYNFLHGRVSDHRINLTLYKIDEVVKHGQLDEFIEALIANDEAKKLSEL